The sequence TTTAGATGCCAACACAAGAAAAAAAGCAAACGAAACTACCTTCAATAGTTCTTCCTGTCCGCAACCGGACAACACATTAATTTTCCTCTGTGTCCTCTCATGCAGAAGGGGCTTGACGATCTGATATCAGAAAGAATATTATTAATACGAAAAATGAAAACAAACTCGAAATGGAGCAAATCAAGAGACAAACCTTCCAACAAGCAGAGAAGGCATATGGAGAATTCACAATGTAATAAGTTAGAGTTTTCTCTGGGTAGTTCAGATCATCAATCGAAGAAATACGCGTAACAAGCtgaacaaacaaaaacaaaaatatatcaGGGCAACAGTTAGCTGTATAAGTACTGCAAAAGATCTATGAATCTTTAACTCATGGTGCCACCTTTATCTGGTTCAAGGCTGAGAGCTTCAAACCAGTCATATCTAGAATCTTTATACATTTGCTAATAAGCTTCCCACATTTTTTGGTAACACCCGGCTGAAAATAAATATGGTTTGAGTGAATCAAAAGTGTAAACAAAAGGTAAAggaaaggaaaaaaataaaaacaagcaAGTGTTGGTATATTTAAGCTAACCAAAATCACACGGTCTCGGTATTCGTTCATCTGAATGTGGGATTGAACATAATAATGAACCTGAAAATGAAGATTACTACAGTCAACCGCAACGGAAAACAATGTTATCAAGTGAAAAGTATACAATATTTCTGGCAGACAATCTATTTCTTCTGTGAATTTCGATGAAGATCGAACATGGTTTAACAATATGGTTTACCGATGCTTTGTCATACGTGCTGAGACCTACTCCAACAGCAAAGACGGGGAGGCCCTGCCATTGGAAACATCGGGATATCAGAAAATGATATCAAGAAAATGGCAAGAATTTGTCAACTCATCAGTATTGAACTTGTTTCAGCTTCATCTTCACTCGAATTCTCACCTCATTGGAGTAACCTGACAATCCTATAAGCTGTGAATCACGTATAGCTCTGTAATGATCCACAGGGACAATGGGTTTCTGCAGTATGAGTAATCGTAAAATCGAGACTTAAATATGGGAGCCAATACACATATATTGAGTACATCAAAGTTCATATACACGAATTATAGTCACGAATATCGCTACTCACCGTTAACATGTCATCAATTTCATTCtgtgttctccattccaaactatCCATCAACTGTTAAAAACAATCAACAAGCAATTTGGCAAGTAAGAGTTCAGCACATGTAGCATTTTCATAATTTAAAGGCCAAGATGATCATTTATCTAACCATCTTTCTGGCTTTGGTAACATTTCCTTCTCTTGCCTTCAGAAAGCGAGTTAGAGTTTCGTGAGGATATCCTTGATGGACATTCTGCATTTGAATGGAAAGATAAGGATTTCATACAAGCTGAAGAAAATTCAAGATTTTGTACCGATGAACTGGAGTTCAATCAATGTTTGTGGGGGGGAAATAATTTCAGAGAATACTCTACACACAAAGAATAAAAGCAAGTCATTTTTGTTAGAAGTGAAAGTATGGGATCTCATTATTGGATGACTTCTTTGCTCAAATATAGCATCAATCTTTTGGTAAAAATCTGATTGTTGCAAATACAGCACTTTTACCAATCAAAGAATAAGAAAAGATCAGGCAGAACAAAGCCAAAGCACATAAGAAACAAGAAAAAGAACGAACTACAGAACCTGAAAAGTTCTTTTGAGCGGTTCATCAACTGCATCGAATtccacaagaaaagaatcaaaaaTCGAAAAGTTAATTTAATCCAGAAGAAACAAAAAGCAAAGGTTCATAAATAAAAGATGATAAAGATCAAGAAATATCAATAGAAAGAGATAAAAAGGTAGCTCACCTTCGCCCATTAACGCTTCAAATTGGTCGATGGCTTCCTGAGGAACCACAGccatttcttctttcttctccGCAAATTTTAAACAAGAAATAAACTCCACACAacaattattcaaaatttttgaaactgCATATTCGAGTGTACAAAAAGCAAAAGAAACAGAGAGAGAGATCGAGTAAAGATTCTACTTTTAAGTTTCACAAAAGAGAGTTAATATGGTCAAGATCCAAGAAAAGGTAACCTCTCTTATCCTTCCATGATGGCCTCTTTTAACCTTTCCTACGTCTCTCtctgtaaaaaaaaatgttaaacAGAGCTCTGATTCTTTCCCCTTTCTGAGTTCAAAGAATACGGACAACAATAATTTGTTGGTCTCTTTTCACGTAAATAGCTACTGTGGAGTACCGAAAAGTCGGGTAGGCAGTGAAAATATGGAGGCTCGTAAATTTTACAGTTGACCTGTTAAAAATATAAGACTGACCAGAGGAACTGGAAAAAGAAAGTCCAACCACCAAAGGAGACTTTAAAGTCAAGATCCACTAAATTGAAAAatacatcaaaatggagattcTCACTCAAAGATGCAATAGGGGTCTAAGTCCCATGTTCATCTTCCTCGAAAGTTCATTTCTTGAAACCttgtatttaatatattaatGTAATATTATATCTAGGCACGTTTTCACGACTTCGCATAAGATTAATTTTATATCCAGCGCTATAAACAGCAAccttaaatttaactattttttaaacaaataaacatataCAAGCTTCGGTCTTTATCGTTTCTTTCTTGATTTTACTGATCCCATATGCATTCTCTTGAATTGTTTCTTGTAATGGATAAGCTCATGATGATTCAGATGAAGTTGGGAGACAGGAAATGAAAGGTTTCAACTTGAATTCGGCCCCTCCCAACATGGCCTGATATGGATGTCACAATTATATTTATACAGATGCCGAATTTTTATGGCCACCTTCTCTGGTCTGCAGCTCAAGGaaaaagcaaaacaataatggaTATCAAGTCACATCTAACTATGCCTGCTTCATATGTCACCACCACACAAGCAAATGCGAGTGGCGCACATATAATTCGGCCCTACCAAGTCTTAAATTCAACAACCCTCGTTTAAAAATTATAGGAAAAGAATAATACAGAACGTGTGGCCAAATCTTGTCCAGTTCCATGTTCTTATACGTAAAATTTAACAAAATCCCAGGAGTTTCCGATTATGATCTTGGATAACAGTTCTTGATGAATCAAATACCAATATGACCTAAAAGAAATCAAATTCCAGATATTTATCACCCTTCTGATCCTTAACAGCAGCAGAAGCATTGGCTTTTCCCTTCGCGCATGCTGCTGGAATAGGCATTCGCTCGTAGTCGACAGGCTTGGGTATCTCAGGAGGGGTAGCACAGCGTATCAAAGCCCAGTTAACTCCTTCGAAAAAAGGGTGCTGCTTTATCTCTGTTGCGCCTCGTTTATAGGCCAACCGATTCTGAGGCTCTTTCACGAGCAAGCCCCTAATAAGGTCCCTGGCAGCAAAACTGACGACCGGAGATTCTGGGAACCGAAGAGGTTGTCCAACAACATTGAATAATGTTGCTCGATTGCCAGATCCTTTGAATGGGGTTTTACCGAACAAAAGCTCGTAAATAAAGATCCCAAAAGTCCACCAATCCACAGCACTACCATGACCTTCACCTTTGATGATCTCAGGTGCCAGATATTCATGAGTTCCAACAAACGACATAGATCGAGCATTAGTTGGCTCAGCCATCAGCTCAGGTAACGGGCTAACTTGGTTTCCAACTTCATTCTTGGGCTTCCTATCTTTCTTCGATTTGCTAGAAAAGAGACGAGGACCGAAGCATGTCGTTGGGACAACACATGATGGCTGAATGCAGGAAGGTTCTATGCATGCTGGCTGGACACAGTACACGGAGTTTTTACGCTGGGGATCTGAATCAAAGGATGAGATTTTGACCAAAGTTGGACTAACAACGCAACGAAGTGAAAGATCGAAGTCTGAAAGCATTATATGTCCATCATCCCTAACAAGAACATTTTCTGGCTTAAGGTCGCGGTAGATGATCCCAAGCATGTGTAGATACTCCAGAGACAGCAAGATTTCGGCCACATAAAATCTGCCAAAGCATAACGGTAAAAGATAATGTATCAGTCCAAGTAATTACATGGTTAACGTTTAATAAAATAACGACCAACTAACATGCTcttcaatcatgtaattcaaggCTCGTGTTTCTGCAAAACTACAAGTAAACAACCAACGAAACTAAACAGAGCAAAAAGCTATTACTACATTTGGCATGTTATTTGATGGTACAGCAATAAGAAACAATTACAGGACAAAGCCAGGCAGAGCAAAAAATCCTTCATTCCAACTAGAATGAAGGATAAACAGTATCATAATACATTACATATTTACTGATCATACAACATATAAGAGAATCCTAACTTTAAATTAGTCCATTTTGTAGAAAAATCGTTTGCCAAAATTAAATTAAGGCAGATGGGAATTTTGAAATCGATCCACGGGCCAAATAGGATAGCTTTTAAATGAAGCAAAACAGACACAAATTCAACTTCACTATCATATATGGTCCAAGATTATCTTACTTCACAGCCTGCTCGGAGAAATATTTCCCAGGTTGTCTCTGCCGGAGAGTGTGTAGGTCTCCTCCGGGGCAGAATTCCATCACCAAACAAGAAAACTTGTCGGTCTCAAAATGGTTGTACAGAGTGGGAAGAAAGGGATGATCCAGGGATTGCAGTATCTCTCTCTCGGTCTGAGCACGAAGGAGCTTCTTTCTACTGGCTAGGGAAGTTTTATCCATCACTTTCATGGCAAAGTAACATTTCGTTCCACTCAACTCAGCCAGGTAAACGCTCCCAATATCTCCACAACCTAATCTTTTCAATAGCCTGAAATGACTCAACCCCAACATGCCATCTCTTGCTCTGGTAGCTTGGATGGCGGCCCAGTGTATGTCATTTGCTTTATGGGGCTTACTGATACTGCTACTAAAACTGCTACAAGTGCTTTCATTGCTCACGTTACTACTTGTGCTTTCTCGACAAACGCTGCTCTTCCCACTCTCGATGAGATCGGCATTCTCACTTATTTTGGCACTGCCACTGGTTTTAGCAATACTGTTTGCTTCATCACTAACTTTTGCAGAAACTGAACTGTTCTTCACACTTATTTGTCCGTGTTCCTTTTCTTGATCGATAAAACTTCCAATCTCATTTGTTTCAAGATCTGATCCAATGGAAGAAATGTTCGAATCCATGTTACCATAAGACAGATCTTCTAAGGATTCATTGAGATCATTCGGCGACAAAATTTTTGATTCATCAGCTTGTACAGTCACTAGCGCGGTTAATCCAGCAGAATCTGCTGATATAGCTCCATAGTTGGAGGCCATCAGAGAAACAACAGACTTAGCTTAAAGCAAGATCAAGGTAATATGTTTAGCAGCCGCAACAATAACAAAATTGACCATGTTTGATTTAACAACCAGACATCTTATCAGCACCGACTCTGAAGAAGAACGAGCCTGTAAAAGGAAAAGCTGTTAAGCTACTAAACAGTAACTATATATAACTACAGTATCTACTGTGTTTTAAACATTAAAGAGGGGAAACATCAAAAAAGGCTTAATTGTGCTTTCACtgcattcataaacagtatTCACAAATAACTAGGAAACGTCAAGGAGAATCGCTTTTAAATGGGAAAGGAGTAAAAATTTGCAATGCTCAGATAATAGATATCATGATAAATAGAAGTAGCGTAAAAAAGAATCAGCTGACAGATAGCATTGCTCAAGTTCTCTCAAGTTCCAACCCGCAACAAACCACCAAATATaagatttttcataaaataatctACAAAACAGTCAAGGGTCTAAATCTCAATCTGAAGGACGAACTCGAATTCCTACATACATACTCGAGAGCTACAACTCAAAGCTGCACAAAACTTTATGAAATATCAATTGGAATGAGAAACAAAGATTGAcaattttcatcaagaaaaagGTAAAGAAAGACGGTTATAGGCTTATAGCACAGTAGAGAATAGTGTGAGTCACATAACTCCAAAGTCCATACAGTTACTTTTCTCCCAGAAAAGAGGCTTTTAGCTAAATTATAAAATCAACCCTACTTCCAGAAAACCTGAAAAGATTCAacccagaaaaataaaattcaaacaggGAATCAAGGACCACCAGAGAAAAAGTAAAGATGAACTGAATCAAGTCAGTTCCTGACAAATGCAGCAGTTTTATGCTAACATGCAGTTACTTCACGTTCACAAAACAAGCCATTCATCAGAACACGCAATTAGAGGGAAATATAGAGATAAAAATCGGATCTTGAAAGAGAAATCCAACCAGATCCACAATCAAAAAACCATTTGCACATATGAAGAGAATCTTGAAACCAAAGGATTCAGAACCATTAATCAAGAACCCAAAAGGCAGCGAGCTTGAAAAGATGGAAAAAAGTAAAAGCACCTAAGATTAGCAATGATCAGAGATTGGAGCTTAGGTTTGGCAGTGAAAAGAGTATGGTGGAAAGATAAAGAAACTGCCCCATAGCCTTGTTTCTTATTGTTGGTATTTTTTTGCTGCGATGACAACTAATAAGTGGAGGAGAGAGAGACACAAAGAGCCATTGAATGGAAACTAAAtgcttcaaaaaaataaaaaagaaacacTGGGGCCTCTCCATTTCTGGATAAACTATTAGGCCAATCACGACACAGAGTGCAGAGATGATGCGGTCAAACTACAACTGAAAAGGCACAGTCCAAAATCAAACCAATgaacccaattttttttttccttctctgatttttttttttccatcttTCTATGAAAACTAATATGCGTGTACGGTGTACGTGAGATGAAACGATAGCTATGAAGAACTTTGTGgtgaataaataattttattatcatgcttgaaggtataaatacagatttataatttttagatAGTGCAAGATAAGCACAAATAATTACCTAATCTTAGATACAAAATACAAGAAAATAAATCACAAATCTAATctatataattaaaaacaaataaacaatatatGTGCAAGATATGCTAACAGGCCCCCTCAATATGGAGGTTCAGAAGAAACACCAATCTTGGAAGTTAAGGAACGAAGGCGAGCACTAGACAATGGCTTTGTAAGAGCATCGGCAAGTTGATCATCCGAGGAGACATGTGAGACGCGCAACTTCGAAGTTTGAACAAGCTCACGAACAAAGTGATAGTTCAGAGCAATATGCTTCATACGAGAATGAAAGATTGGATTTGCACACAAATAGGTGGCACCAATGTTGTCAGTGTAAAGTGTAGGAACATCCGGAACAGTAACCCCGAGCTCAAAAAGCAAAGAACAGATCCAAAAGAGTTCCGCAGCCCCCGAAGCAAGAGCACGGTATTCCGCCTCAGTGGATGAGCGAGAAACCGAGCGTTGCTTCTTCGAACTCCAAGAGATAGGATTGGGACCGAGAAAAATAACATAAGCAGCTGTGGAGCATCGGTCATCCGGATTACCAGCCCAATCAGAGTCAATGTAACCATGTAGCGAGAGAGAGGCATGCGGCCGAATCCGAAGACTATAATGAAGAGAACCATTGAGATAACGAAGCAACCGTTTGACAGCACACCAGTGGTGTTCAGAAGGAGCATGCATAAACTGAGATAGTCTGTTGACAGCAAATGCAATATCGGGCCGAGTAAGAAGCAAGTATTGAAGACTCCCAACAACCTGTCTGTAACTTGTAGCGTCAGCGAGTGGAGCACCATCATGAAGGGAAAGTTGTGTGCTGGTGGCAAGAGGTGTCTGAACTGGCTTAGATTGTTGCATATTGAAACGAGCCAGAATATCAAGAATATATCTTTTCTGAGACAAAAGAAGACCATCGGACGCAGGAAGGACTTCAACTCCAAGAAAGTAGGACAGAGTACCCAAGTCTTTGATGGAGAACCTAGAAGTCAGTTTTGCAATAATAGAATTGAGAAACGGAACATCATCACCTGTAATtattaaatcatcaacatacacCAAAAAATACACAGTGTGACCCTGACTGCGAAGAATAAATAGAGAAGCATCAGACTTAGAGTTAAGAAACCCAAGGGTGAGTAAATAATGACGCAATTCCTGATACCAGGCACAtggcgcctgtttgagaccgttAATAGCTTTATGAAGCTTACAGACATGATCTGGGAAATTGTAGTCTACAAAGCCAGGAGGTTGTGCCATAAAAACTTCCTCGTCAAGAGTACCCTGAAGAAAGGCATTGTAGACATCTAGTTGACGTAACGACCACCCGTAGTGAATGGCCAGGCTTAAGATTACACGGATAGTGGCAGGTTTGACCACAGGGCTGAAGGTATCATGATAATCAAGACCAGGACGCTGATGAAAACCTTTGGCAACCAAACGGGCTTTGAACCAATCTACCGAGCCATCGAACTTGCGTTTAATGCGAAAGACCCATTTACAACCAACAAGATTCTGAGTGTGATGAGGGGGGACAAGGTCCCATGTGCCATTACGCAAAAGAGCATCAAATTCATCCGACATCGCGGTGTGCCAACGGGGGTCCCGAATAGCGGCAGTTACACATGTGGGCTCACAGTCAAGAGACAAGGGAGAGACATGGAATGAGTATTTGGGATTgggtttgaaaattttgtttttagCGCGGGTGGTCATAGGGTGGGTAGGCTGCGTGGGTGGAGAATTGCCGGTGTTAGGTGGTAAAGGAGCAGGGCGAGCGAGCTGTTGATCATCACCAGAGACAATATGAGAGGAGACATCTACATGTGGCGGGACGATGAAGACAAAAGGCGCAGTGGAAGTGACGGGGGAGGTGGGACACGGGTTATCATGATGAGGGTAAGGGAAAATATGTTCGAAGAAGCGGACATGACGGGAAATGAACAATTTATGAGAAGAGAAGTCAAGACATATGTAAGCACTCTGAGTAAGAGAATACCCAAGGAAGATGCAGGTTTGGGATTTTGGGTCTAGTTTATGAGTGGTATAGGGGCGAAGCCAGGGGTAGCAGAGACAACCAAACACACGTAGCTTAAGAAGATTAGGGGGTTGATTAAATAGTTTTGTGAAGGAAGACATCATGGATAGATTTTTCTTAGGCATACGGTTGATAAGGTAAGTTGCAGTGGCGAAGGCAAAGGGCCAAAGAGTAAGGGGAATGGAGGCTTGATGGAGGAGGGTGAGACCGGTTTCGACGATGTGACGATGACGACGTTCGGAATAACCATTGTGTTCTGGAGTATGAGGGGGTGTGGTGAGATGAAAAATTCCATGAGTCGCCAAGAACGACTTGAGACCCAAAAATTTACCACCATTGTCAGTGTAGAGGGTTATGATTTTACGATTAAGTTTAGTTTCAATGAGAGACTTGTAGCTTTGGAAAACAGATAAAACATTCGATTTGCGCCGGAGGGGATAAAGCCAAATGTGTAAAGTGATCTACAAAAATAACATAGTACTTATATCCATCCGTAGAAACAACCGGAGAGGTCCAAACATCAGAGAAAATTAATTCAAGAGGAGCAGCGGAAAGTAGAGTAGAGTCAGAAAAAGGCAAtttatgacttttattaatgttGCAGGAATTACAATGAAAATTAGAAAGTGAACTGGGAGACAGTGATAAAACCCTAGAGGACACTAAATGACTGATAATAGTGGGGGAGGGGTGACCTAGGCAGGAGTGCCACAGGGGCACCGACTCTAAGGATGAAGAGAAGGCGCGTAAGGAGGATGCATTAGTTGGAGAGGAAGGCCAAAAGTAGATGCCATTCTTACATGGTCCTGTGAGGAGCAGATCGCCCGTACTGAGATCCTTCGCCTGGAAGCAAGAGGGAAGAAAAGAAACAGAAACATTGTGGTTAAGACATAACCGTGCAACAGAAATTAAGTTTTTAGCCATAGAAGGAACACAAAGAACATCTGTGAGTAAGAACTCAATGGACGAAGTAGGCAAACGAAGATAGCCAATGTGTGAAATAAACAAACCAGAGCCATTGCCAATGACAATGGAATCAGAGCCACTGGACGGAGAGTGGAGGGACAAATTTGCTAGATCAGTAGTCACATGGTGAGAAGCACCAGAGTCGAGGATCCATTCCGAAGAAGCAGGAGTAGCAATGGGATGTGAGGCAGTATGAGCCTGCGGCCCAGTGGACGGACAAGGGAAGGCAGCTGCTGGTGGTTGCGGAGTCCAGGGGAGATATTGAAAATCCGGACAACACTTGGCAGAGTGACCTTGAACACCGCATAATTGACAGCGTCCTAAGTATGTCTTAGGAGAAACAGGCGCGGCTGGGCGATGGTTCCAAGTGCCTGGTGATCGCTGGTCACGAGGGCGATACGAGCCAGACGGACGAGAGAAACCCGAAGCAGAGCCCAGTGGTGCAACCTTTGCGGAGCGTGAAGTGGCAAGCGATGTGGCGGGGCTGCTCGGACTGTGGTTGCGGATCATGAGTTGGGCTTCAAAAGTGAGTAATTTCTCATGTAATTCATTGAAAGTGAATGGAGTATCACGGGCTTGAATTGCATGAGAAAGTTCCTTGTAGCTGTCGTCGAGTCCATGAAGAATTTTGAGTGTAAGATCTTCAGTATCAACCGGAACATTCATAAGCGCAAGGGCATCGACATGAGTTTTGATACCTTGCAGATACTCCGTGATAGATTTAGAACCTTTGATTGGATTGGAGAGGTGGGATTTAAGTTGCATGATGCGACCTCGACTCGGGGCAGCATAAGTTTTATCGAGAATAAGCCAAGCGTCACGGGACGTGCTTGCAGAAGCAATGAAGGGTATAATGGTGGGAGAGAGAGCACCAATAATGGCGTTAAGCAGGAGTTGATCTTGACGAATCCAAAAAGAGTAATCTGGATTGGGAATTAAGGTAGCGCCGTTGGTGATGGTTGGGGATGGACATGGCTTCATGCCGTCAATGAAACCAAGGAGGTCATAACTAATTAGTAGGGTATGAAATTGTAGACGCCAAGCGGAGTAATTTGTGGATGTGAGTTTGAGGGGAACTTGGACAGCAATATTAAAAGAGATGAGGGGAGGAGACTTGTCGTTAGTTGGAGGAGGCGGGGGAGGAGTTTGGGTGGATTCATTGGAGGCCATGGTTGTAGcgtgaggaagaagaagaaaaaaaaattggctaTGGCGATTAGCCTtgaggctttgataccatgaaGAACTTTGTggtgaatgaataattttattatCACGCTTGAAGGTATAAATACAGATTTACAATCCTTAGATAGTGCAAGATAAGCACAAATAACTACCTAATCTTAGATACAAAATACAAGAAAATAAATCACAAATCTAATCTGTATAATTAGaaacaaataaacaatatatGTGCAAGATATGCGAACAAGGTATCCGCTCGATTCATATTtattattgaaaaataataatatttttgatttttgatatcTCGCATATGAGTTCATCACATGTTCGAGCCTGATGCAGGTCTATAAACTAAGGACTATGATTCGAGTCTCGTTCAAAAGAGTAGTAGGGTTGGcccataaaaataaatgttgaAAAGGAAGTGTGTTGCCTCCCAAGGCCTGAAAAAGAGCCCATCAAATTGGACCCTAGCCATATAGCTCGTACTTCGACCCTAGCCATGGAGGTATGCACGAGGATCCAATAACTTATGGCAGAGGTGAAATGAGACGTGGCAAGTGTATAAAAAAGAAATGGAGGGCTCGCCCAAGGTGGGCAAACCTTTTAAAGGCAAAACCTAGGGTGGGCGAGCTCTAAGGTAAGTAAGCTCGGCTTTGCGTCTGGGGTTGTCTTGGGAGGGCGAGTTCAGAATGAGAGGCGTATGAACTACACGTTCGTGGTCTCTTACAAATTGTTTGTGGTCCCCTACCTTGCTTTCTATTTATACTAGTTTGCTCACTTCATTTGTGATTCATTCATTTTCAGTTTGAGGGCCACAGGCCCCAGTGGCGGAGCCACATATATTGTCACCCGGGCTTTAGTCCGGGtggcagaattttttttttgaaatttttaataattttagattaatttgatattagcCCGGGTAGCtcgattcaaaaaaattaaagtattgGAGGGCTTAAAATTGTAGCCCGAGTAGATTGATATTTCTGGCTCCGCCATTGACAGGCCCACAAGCTCCTCGCTTTTCTTATTCATTCACGTCGAGGTTACGCTTGGTCCCTTATTTTTTATTGGTTTCAGGTTCACCTATGAACTTGAAGCTTGGGGCTTATGTTTGTGAATATCaacgttatttttttttttttcataaattgagttaaa comes from Henckelia pumila isolate YLH828 chromosome 4, ASM3356847v2, whole genome shotgun sequence and encodes:
- the LOC140859839 gene encoding SEC14 cytosolic factor-like; its protein translation is MAVVPQEAIDQFEALMGEVDEPLKRTFQNVHQGYPHETLTRFLKAREGNVTKARKMLMDSLEWRTQNEIDDMLTKPIVPVDHYRAIRDSQLIGLSGYSNEGLPVFAVGVGLSTYDKASVHYYVQSHIQMNEYRDRVILPGVTKKCGKLISKCIKILDMTGLKLSALNQIKLVTRISSIDDLNYPEKTLTYYIVNSPYAFSACWKIVKPLLHERTQRKINVLSGCGQEELLKIMDYSSLPHFCRKRSSGSSNSSSDNCYSLDHPFHQQLYNYINQQAVVRKPARPIKHGSVHVTVPENADDEEIANTLESELQKFKNLERCRESFKGLKTTDDKRENM
- the LOC140859837 gene encoding serine/threonine-protein kinase D6PKL2-like, whose translation is MASNYGAISADSAGLTALVTVQADESKILSPNDLNESLEDLSYGNMDSNISSIGSDLETNEIGSFIDQEKEHGQISVKNSSVSAKVSDEANSIAKTSGSAKISENADLIESGKSSVCRESTSSNVSNESTCSSFSSSISKPHKANDIHWAAIQATRARDGMLGLSHFRLLKRLGCGDIGSVYLAELSGTKCYFAMKVMDKTSLASRKKLLRAQTEREILQSLDHPFLPTLYNHFETDKFSCLVMEFCPGGDLHTLRQRQPGKYFSEQAVKFYVAEILLSLEYLHMLGIIYRDLKPENVLVRDDGHIMLSDFDLSLRCVVSPTLVKISSFDSDPQRKNSVYCVQPACIEPSCIQPSCVVPTTCFGPRLFSSKSKKDRKPKNEVGNQVSPLPELMAEPTNARSMSFVGTHEYLAPEIIKGEGHGSAVDWWTFGIFIYELLFGKTPFKGSGNRATLFNVVGQPLRFPESPVVSFAARDLIRGLLVKEPQNRLAYKRGATEIKQHPFFEGVNWALIRCATPPEIPKPVDYERMPIPAACAKGKANASAAVKDQKGDKYLEFDFF